GCGCGTATGCTAGCGCAACTTTGGCAGTCCTCCCACCCATCGGGGAAAATCCTGTTAAATTATGGCGAGTCATGGCAGTATCCCCTAGCCTGTCAGGCATAGGTCAGGGGGAGCCTCCAATCCCCGTTTGGGAGTCCACCTCTGGGAGATCCGTGTAATGACTTACCTTAATCTCATTTCCTTTTTTGGGATCTTTGGCCTGTGTGCGATCGCATGGCTATTTTCCGAAAACCGGCGCGTGATTCCCTGGCGCGTCATGATTGGAGGTATTGGTTTACAACTGATCCTGGGGGCACTGGTCTTTTGGTTCCCCCCCACCCGTGATGGCCTACAAGTGTTTAGCGGTCTGCTGGATGGCGTCTTCACCGCCGCCGATGCCGGTGCTCGCTTTGTCTTTGGCCCCACGTTAGTCCCGAATCCCGATCGGCCACCGGCAGTGGCCATTGGCTATGTGTTGGCCTTTCGTGCCCTGCCGGCGGTGATCTTCTTCTCCGGCTTGATGGCCTTGCTCTATAACCTGGGCGTGATTCAACTCATCACCACGGTCTTTGCCGATATTTTTTACAAAACCATGCGGCTGAGCGGGGCTGAATCCCTGAGCGGGGCAGCCAATATTTTTGTGGGGATCGAGGCGGCGATCGCCGTTAAACCCTATATTGCCCAGATGACGCGCAGTGAACTCTGTGCCATCCTGGCGTGTTGTTTTGGGACGGCGGCCTCTTCAACACTCGCCATCTACGTTAGTTTTTTGCGACCCATATTTCCCAATATCTTGGGTCACCTGGTTTCAGCATCCATCATGGGGATTCCTGCCTGTTTTGTCCTGTCTAAGCTGCTTGTACCAGAGACAGAGGTGCCCGTAACAGCGGGTGGCATTCCCACCCAAGTCCAGGCAGCGTCAACCCCTGAGCCAGAGGCCGATCCCGAAGCTCCGCCCCAGGAGTATGTAGCTGGGGAACCGATCGAACGCGTCAGCCCAATGGATGCAGCAATTTTGGGTGCTCTAGAGGGAGTCCGGATGGCCGTCTCGATCGCTGCCGTCTTGATCTTGATTGTGGGGATGGTGTCACTGATTAATCAGATGTTTGAAGGGTTAGCGACGCTTCCTGCTCCGATCGGCCCCCTTTTCCAAGTGGTGACCCTACAGAACATTCAGGGCGTCCTGTTTTATCCCCTGACGCTACTGACCGGCGTACCCTTTAATGAGTCCTGGGAAGCCTCGGTCATCATTGG
This DNA window, taken from Trichothermofontia sichuanensis B231, encodes the following:
- a CDS encoding nucleoside transporter C-terminal domain-containing protein codes for the protein MTYLNLISFFGIFGLCAIAWLFSENRRVIPWRVMIGGIGLQLILGALVFWFPPTRDGLQVFSGLLDGVFTAADAGARFVFGPTLVPNPDRPPAVAIGYVLAFRALPAVIFFSGLMALLYNLGVIQLITTVFADIFYKTMRLSGAESLSGAANIFVGIEAAIAVKPYIAQMTRSELCAILACCFGTAASSTLAIYVSFLRPIFPNILGHLVSASIMGIPACFVLSKLLVPETEVPVTAGGIPTQVQAASTPEPEADPEAPPQEYVAGEPIERVSPMDAAILGALEGVRMAVSIAAVLILIVGMVSLINQMFEGLATLPAPIGPLFQVVTLQNIQGVLFYPLTLLTGVPFNESWEASVIIGRRLLETAIPSFRALAEAGARPENPLSPRTILIVSYALSGFAHVASVGIFVGGTIALAPSRRKDITELGWKALFVGTLATLMIACVAGFFDNGNPSIIGTSTPNAIEQTAPASPTASPATAPTNPPLASPSPPASPTSTPISPPTVSPAASPTVSPNPAPTGSPTPAPLPSPTP